From a region of the Fibrobacter sp. UWB16 genome:
- a CDS encoding glycosyltransferase family 39 protein — protein sequence MDKVFAWLKSRTAAQFVFAVIMLLGTFARVYMFGSVPGDINQDEAFAGYNAYTLLHHAADSYGYRLPVYLTAWGSGMNALESYLMIPFVALFGMHVWVIRLPMLLVGLLSLAAVYFLVRRFSSERIALGATLLLAISPWHVMLSRWALESNLAPGFVLFGLFFFVKGLEKPKFLIASAAFYGLSLYAYATIWVAVPFIILLNVLYALWTKSIHNNRYTWISLGVLAALALPLMLFMLVNKGVINEIRLPFISIPKLVYFRASEISFQEIPENFMNLWNILKRQSDGLPWNCIRNFGLFYPVTLAFFFVGLVENIWQTVRDVKSRKLGLPFFMLAWLLAAFTIGILISVNVNRVNLIFIPIIIMAAQGIILAFSYIHPKLIYVPLVAYLLSFANFEREYFTVYKDQIANPFCEGIGDAMEFAQSQSKSGGKIYVDPNVSYPRVLFYGKVDLNSYLSTVRYTNFPSAFLYVHEFDRYVFTFNLDNADTQAVYLMENKDSRLSWFEQRGFSVRNFGKYIVAYPAKLL from the coding sequence ATGGACAAGGTTTTTGCTTGGCTGAAATCGCGAACGGCTGCGCAATTTGTCTTTGCGGTAATTATGCTGTTGGGGACGTTTGCTCGTGTCTACATGTTCGGCTCTGTGCCGGGCGATATCAACCAGGACGAAGCTTTTGCTGGATATAACGCCTACACGCTTTTGCACCACGCTGCAGATTCTTACGGCTACCGCTTGCCGGTTTACTTGACTGCCTGGGGTTCCGGCATGAACGCTCTCGAATCGTATTTGATGATTCCGTTTGTAGCGCTCTTCGGGATGCATGTCTGGGTAATCCGCTTGCCGATGCTTCTGGTGGGGCTTTTGTCGCTTGCGGCGGTTTATTTCTTGGTGCGCCGATTCTCTAGTGAACGCATTGCCTTGGGTGCAACGCTTCTGCTTGCGATTTCTCCGTGGCATGTGATGCTTTCGCGCTGGGCTCTTGAATCGAACTTGGCGCCGGGATTTGTGCTGTTCGGACTTTTCTTCTTTGTAAAAGGTCTTGAAAAGCCGAAGTTCTTGATTGCCTCGGCTGCATTTTACGGACTCTCGCTTTATGCATATGCGACCATCTGGGTGGCTGTCCCGTTCATCATCTTGTTGAACGTACTTTATGCTCTTTGGACAAAGTCTATCCACAATAATCGTTACACTTGGATTTCGCTTGGCGTACTTGCTGCACTTGCGCTCCCGCTTATGCTCTTTATGCTCGTGAACAAGGGCGTTATCAATGAAATCCGCTTGCCGTTTATCAGCATTCCGAAGCTTGTTTATTTCAGGGCGAGTGAAATTTCGTTCCAGGAGATTCCCGAAAATTTCATGAACCTCTGGAATATTTTGAAGCGTCAGTCTGATGGGCTCCCGTGGAATTGCATTCGCAATTTTGGGCTTTTCTACCCGGTGACGCTTGCGTTTTTCTTTGTCGGCCTTGTCGAAAACATTTGGCAGACGGTGCGTGATGTAAAGTCGCGCAAGCTTGGGCTCCCGTTCTTTATGCTTGCCTGGCTGCTCGCCGCTTTTACGATTGGAATTTTAATCAGCGTCAATGTCAATCGCGTGAACTTGATTTTTATCCCGATTATAATTATGGCGGCGCAAGGGATTATTCTCGCGTTTAGCTATATCCACCCGAAGTTGATTTACGTTCCGCTGGTGGCGTACCTCTTGAGCTTTGCCAATTTTGAACGTGAATATTTTACGGTATATAAGGACCAGATTGCAAATCCGTTCTGCGAAGGCATTGGCGATGCTATGGAATTTGCACAGTCGCAGTCGAAATCGGGCGGTAAAATTTATGTGGACCCGAACGTGAGCTACCCGCGAGTGCTTTTTTATGGCAAGGTGGACTTGAATTCTTACCTTTCGACGGTTCGCTACACGAATTTCCCGAGCGCATTCCTCTATGTGCACGAATTTGACCGCTATGTTTTCACATTTAATTTGGATAATGCCGATACGCAAGCGGTTTATCTTATGGAAAACAAGGATTCTAGACTTTCTTGGTTTGAACAGCGTGGCTTTTCGGTCCGTAATTTTGGAAAATATATTGTAGCATACCCCGCAAAATTACTCTGA
- a CDS encoding tetratricopeptide repeat protein, whose translation MRISTVFKICSLTMLMAVATFARPINDGNKLFAAGDYAGALEKYMKAREAEPANPLLFYNIGTCQYKLGNFEEAKKELESAVRMPDKNMAAKAAYNLANTHFRVGEKAQEPSARIAAWRESVAYLKKAIDLDNDFENAKKNVEIVQRKLKEELDKQKENKDQNQNQNDQKQPPLSDNAKQVLARALQLCKDGKYAEGKQMLENLIAEDETASQLSGHVQRIDDVIEIKAGRKPKTKIDASNTDNDLEVI comes from the coding sequence ATGCGAATTTCTACTGTATTTAAGATTTGTTCTTTGACGATGCTTATGGCTGTGGCGACGTTTGCCCGGCCGATTAACGATGGCAATAAGCTATTTGCCGCTGGCGATTATGCCGGTGCGCTTGAAAAGTACATGAAGGCCCGCGAAGCGGAGCCTGCAAATCCGCTTTTGTTCTACAATATTGGAACGTGCCAGTACAAGCTCGGCAATTTTGAAGAAGCCAAGAAGGAACTCGAAAGTGCTGTGCGCATGCCGGATAAGAATATGGCGGCAAAGGCGGCGTACAATTTGGCGAATACGCATTTCCGCGTGGGCGAAAAGGCTCAAGAACCGAGTGCCCGCATTGCGGCTTGGCGTGAATCGGTCGCTTATCTGAAAAAGGCAATTGACCTCGATAACGATTTTGAAAACGCGAAGAAGAACGTCGAAATCGTCCAGCGTAAGCTCAAGGAAGAACTCGACAAGCAAAAAGAAAACAAGGATCAAAACCAGAATCAGAACGACCAGAAACAACCTCCGCTGAGTGATAATGCAAAGCAGGTCTTGGCTCGTGCACTCCAGCTTTGCAAGGATGGCAAGTATGCCGAAGGCAAGCAGATGCTCGAGAACCTGATTGCCGAAGACGAGACCGCAAGCCAGTTGAGCGGCCACGTGCAGCGCATTGACGACGTCATCGAAATCAAGGCCGGTCGCAAGCCCAAGACTAAGATTGACGCCAGCAACACCGACAACGACCTGGAGGTGATCTAA
- a CDS encoding M18 family aminopeptidase: protein MDFFEFLNTAVTPYHTVDALKSFFKANSFTEIELGANLEPAKAYFVCREASIIAFRTPQKWSDESRFKIALAHTDFPTLKISPNPDVVNAGVCTLHTEVYGSPLYTSWLDRDLGYAGMLAYVDAGSSTLKTKLFRGEKLFRIPQLAVHLNRGVNQDGLKVNPQIDFNALWAGAPESNSSEKRKNLFVASLEKELPEGSRLIDFDVQLFDAQSANRGGFNDEWIYSGRLDNLSSCHAIAEAMVSAKSAESDCLVACFFNNEEVGSNTREGAAGNFLKSVLDSIASLQNDCHPGVREHDRAQAPLSSLASRLSSSIALSIDMAHAEHPNHTEKHELNHAPLLGKGIVLKTNSQKRYASDLMSSAQLRLLCEKAEIPLQVFIMRNDMPCGSTVGPTVSANLGIPTVDIGEPMLSMHSIREMMAASDHEDMIKLVKALYCYS from the coding sequence ATGGATTTTTTTGAATTTTTGAATACCGCAGTGACGCCTTACCATACTGTAGACGCTTTGAAGTCTTTTTTCAAGGCAAATTCCTTTACTGAAATTGAGCTAGGTGCCAATCTTGAGCCTGCAAAAGCCTATTTCGTGTGCCGCGAAGCTTCGATCATTGCGTTCCGTACACCCCAAAAGTGGAGTGACGAGTCGAGGTTCAAGATCGCTCTTGCGCATACGGACTTCCCGACGCTCAAGATTTCCCCGAATCCGGATGTCGTAAATGCAGGCGTATGCACGCTCCATACGGAGGTCTACGGTTCTCCGCTTTACACGAGCTGGCTCGATCGTGACCTTGGGTATGCAGGGATGCTTGCTTACGTGGATGCCGGTAGCTCGACTCTCAAGACGAAACTGTTCCGTGGCGAAAAACTTTTCAGGATTCCGCAGTTGGCGGTCCACCTGAACCGTGGCGTGAATCAGGATGGTCTCAAGGTCAATCCGCAGATTGATTTCAATGCGCTGTGGGCGGGCGCTCCGGAAAGTAACTCTTCTGAAAAACGCAAGAACTTGTTTGTAGCATCGCTTGAAAAGGAACTCCCGGAAGGATCGCGCCTGATTGATTTTGACGTACAGCTTTTTGATGCCCAGTCTGCAAATCGCGGCGGCTTTAATGATGAATGGATTTATTCGGGCAGGCTCGATAACTTGAGCAGCTGCCACGCCATTGCCGAAGCGATGGTGTCTGCGAAGTCGGCTGAAAGCGATTGCCTTGTGGCTTGCTTCTTCAATAACGAAGAAGTCGGTTCCAACACGCGTGAAGGAGCTGCCGGTAACTTTTTAAAGAGTGTCTTGGATTCTATCGCTTCGCTCCAAAATGACTGTCACCCTGGAGTGCGCGAGCACGATAGGGCCCAAGCGCCTCTCTCGTCTCTCGCCTCTCGTCTCTCGTCTAGTATCGCCCTCTCTATCGACATGGCCCATGCCGAGCATCCGAACCACACGGAAAAGCACGAACTGAATCACGCTCCTCTGTTGGGAAAAGGTATTGTACTTAAGACAAACTCACAAAAGCGCTATGCAAGTGACTTGATGAGTTCCGCTCAACTTCGATTGCTTTGCGAAAAGGCCGAAATTCCACTTCAAGTTTTCATCATGCGAAACGACATGCCATGTGGTTCAACGGTAGGCCCGACGGTCTCTGCAAATCTAGGAATCCCGACGGTCGATATCGGCGAGCCCATGCTCAGCATGCATAGCATTCGCGAGATGATGGCCGCAAGCGACCATGAAGATATGATAAAGCTCGTCAAAGCGCTTTATTGCTACAGCTAA
- a CDS encoding NPCBM/NEW2 domain-containing protein, which yields MKNDKSIQYFLIWGVICLLANLFCTNAAAFGGDQNYWADWVKQLANNGFERFNGNYPPLYVFWLWIVAQVHNLANIPIEKGTLLKFFCLWPVYFGHVALVDFASRLVARFKLPKYSAHFVLAFVALNPALLLDGPIWGQVDLFPCIFGIAALYCINFPGKIKYASMFFALALLAKFQMILLLPIFGGIFLRRYKQSWRGLPLMAVAIVLVFLPFMVAGNLSGLLTHAYLNTTEQYPFSTYNAANTWMFFVGNTSRDVNPLFGLSPDGIGFLLSPSWLGKILFVIISAYILKCALFAKTLRRTFELATWEAFAFFLVLPGMHERYLIYAVPFACVWMVLETKKAWIWSLLVTAICAMNISMVNGFKGADLWVPVSGLALLIFIAGVVNNFAPRAFPALIEKLARIPFPRFTPYVVLALFLFPMLITEIIGLMPVNVELQSNQFYLTDLAIDHYTQQYGRPRVNRAVDGATLTVRGQQYKNGIGTHAASEIFFKMPADADSLEFVVGIDDETGGGGSVRFIVATPEETLWKSDVVFGNKKPQVGKVYIGGQQTIILKADADGDNAYDHADWLNVIVTKRK from the coding sequence GTGAAAAACGATAAGTCTATCCAGTATTTTTTGATTTGGGGCGTCATCTGCCTGCTTGCAAACTTGTTCTGTACAAATGCTGCTGCATTTGGTGGAGATCAAAATTATTGGGCGGATTGGGTCAAGCAATTGGCGAATAATGGATTTGAACGTTTTAATGGCAACTATCCTCCGCTTTATGTTTTTTGGCTTTGGATTGTGGCGCAAGTCCATAATCTTGCGAATATCCCGATAGAAAAGGGGACGCTCCTCAAGTTCTTCTGCTTGTGGCCGGTTTACTTTGGCCATGTGGCGCTTGTCGATTTTGCAAGCCGCCTGGTGGCGCGCTTCAAGTTGCCGAAGTATTCTGCTCATTTTGTGCTTGCGTTTGTGGCCTTGAACCCGGCGCTTTTGCTCGATGGTCCGATTTGGGGGCAGGTCGATTTGTTCCCCTGCATCTTTGGCATTGCTGCACTTTACTGCATTAACTTCCCTGGAAAAATCAAGTACGCTTCGATGTTCTTTGCGCTTGCGCTTTTGGCGAAGTTCCAGATGATTTTGCTTTTGCCAATTTTCGGTGGCATCTTCCTCCGTCGCTATAAGCAGTCCTGGCGCGGGCTCCCGCTCATGGCGGTTGCAATTGTGCTTGTATTCTTGCCGTTCATGGTTGCAGGGAACCTCTCGGGACTCCTCACTCATGCTTACCTCAACACGACGGAACAGTACCCGTTCTCGACTTACAATGCTGCGAACACCTGGATGTTCTTTGTGGGCAATACGAGCCGTGACGTGAATCCGCTTTTCGGGCTTTCGCCGGATGGCATTGGATTCTTGCTTTCTCCGTCTTGGCTTGGTAAGATTCTGTTCGTGATTATCTCTGCTTACATTTTGAAGTGCGCTCTCTTTGCCAAAACACTCCGCCGCACGTTTGAACTTGCGACTTGGGAAGCTTTTGCGTTCTTCCTTGTATTGCCGGGCATGCATGAACGTTATTTGATTTACGCCGTTCCGTTTGCTTGCGTGTGGATGGTGCTTGAAACGAAGAAGGCCTGGATTTGGTCGCTTCTGGTGACGGCCATTTGCGCCATGAACATTTCAATGGTGAATGGCTTCAAGGGTGCCGACTTATGGGTTCCGGTTTCTGGACTTGCGCTCCTCATCTTCATTGCAGGCGTTGTGAACAACTTTGCCCCGCGTGCGTTCCCTGCGCTGATTGAAAAACTTGCACGTATCCCGTTCCCGCGCTTTACGCCGTATGTGGTGCTTGCCTTGTTCCTTTTCCCGATGCTCATCACCGAAATTATCGGGCTCATGCCGGTGAATGTAGAACTCCAGTCGAACCAGTTCTATCTCACGGATTTGGCGATCGATCATTACACGCAACAATACGGTAGACCTCGTGTAAACCGTGCGGTCGATGGAGCAACGCTTACGGTTCGTGGACAGCAGTATAAGAATGGTATTGGTACGCATGCCGCTTCTGAAATCTTTTTCAAAATGCCTGCCGATGCTGATTCGCTTGAATTTGTCGTGGGCATTGATGATGAAACGGGTGGCGGTGGTTCTGTGCGCTTTATCGTGGCGACTCCCGAAGAAACACTTTGGAAAAGCGATGTCGTTTTTGGCAACAAAAAGCCGCAAGTCGGTAAAGTCTATATCGGTGGTCAGCAGACGATTATCCTCAAGGCAGATGCCGATGGCGACAACGCTTACGACCATGCCGACTGGCTGAACGTCATCGTGACCAAGAGGAAGTAA
- a CDS encoding acyltransferase, which produces MQKGSNEIDNFLTPDDTKVMKGIAIVCMLLHHLWFFPNRIPGGGVVGIFTMFNMPLTIYLGIFGKICVPMFFFFGGYGVYKSSYGKPYDIVGRLKKLYFAYWKVFLVFVPIGFLFFSAQVPYCADPFIYSRFEIFSLRELVSNFLGFASTYNREWWFLISYAFALVTFPLVRAVIDRYSARINLFIIVIVSLLFAHVFPGLKSVPSLGVLGNSHMYLRFFCQIAPYAACFWMGAIVARNGLFDRLHNSAKQHGLLNPLADIAIWCMIIVMRQNEIGDIFDVFFIPVLTVVAMDFLSHVRLLKKGFWYLGRQSTFMWLIHPFFCYYFGVPAMIVAYPRYAIPSLLVLIVMTYFASVLLEYFWKGFGFVYRKANSVNIHFKHFGASGEKR; this is translated from the coding sequence ATGCAAAAAGGCTCGAACGAGATTGATAATTTTCTGACGCCCGATGATACAAAAGTGATGAAGGGGATTGCAATTGTCTGCATGCTCCTGCATCATCTTTGGTTTTTCCCGAACCGTATTCCGGGTGGGGGCGTTGTTGGCATTTTTACGATGTTCAATATGCCATTGACTATTTATTTGGGAATCTTTGGCAAAATATGCGTCCCGATGTTTTTCTTCTTTGGCGGTTATGGAGTCTATAAGAGCTCCTACGGAAAACCCTACGATATCGTTGGGCGCCTTAAAAAACTTTATTTTGCGTACTGGAAAGTCTTTCTTGTTTTCGTTCCGATTGGTTTCCTGTTCTTTTCTGCACAGGTCCCGTATTGCGCTGATCCTTTTATTTATTCGCGCTTTGAAATTTTCTCGTTAAGGGAATTAGTTTCGAACTTCCTTGGGTTTGCATCGACATATAACAGGGAATGGTGGTTCCTCATAAGTTACGCATTCGCCTTGGTGACATTCCCGCTTGTCAGGGCCGTTATTGACCGCTATTCGGCAAGAATCAATTTGTTCATTATCGTTATTGTGTCGCTTTTGTTTGCGCATGTTTTTCCTGGACTTAAATCGGTGCCTTCGCTTGGCGTTCTCGGAAATAGCCACATGTACCTCCGCTTTTTCTGCCAGATTGCGCCGTATGCGGCTTGTTTCTGGATGGGTGCAATCGTCGCACGTAATGGGCTCTTTGACCGTTTGCACAATTCTGCCAAGCAGCATGGACTTTTGAACCCTCTGGCCGATATTGCCATCTGGTGCATGATTATCGTCATGCGTCAAAATGAAATTGGCGATATTTTTGATGTGTTCTTCATCCCGGTTTTAACCGTTGTTGCTATGGACTTCTTGAGCCATGTCAGGCTCTTGAAAAAAGGATTTTGGTATCTCGGACGCCAGAGTACATTTATGTGGCTTATCCACCCGTTCTTCTGTTATTACTTTGGTGTCCCGGCGATGATTGTCGCATATCCGCGATATGCAATCCCGTCGCTGCTCGTGCTTATTGTAATGACGTACTTTGCGTCGGTGCTTTTGGAATATTTCTGGAAGGGTTTTGGTTTTGTTTATCGGAAAGCGAATTCCGTGAATATTCATTTTAAACATTTTGGAGCTTCTGGTGAAAAACGATAA
- the pyrF gene encoding orotidine-5'-phosphate decarboxylase translates to MTCFYDRLEQRIAKCGNPVCMGMDPVLKLIPLEGTPEDRIKRFYSDILECCLKRNVQPAVVKPNSAYYECVSVQSMLVLQQLIADYRSAGIPVILDAKRGDIGKSSAAYANAAYDVYRADAVTVSPWMGADSVGPFIREDSENGAYVLLRTSNKGAHDFQDLPVTRSDDPRDVAEAFYSVADKIMEWDADKGYLGAVVGATHPEELEKITAYTVAHKHEIPFLIPGVSIPGVPGGQGGDAKTVLNAIANGGGKRKFHVLNSSSGLNFAWQRNDTPANYANDCVDALEKLAEACLV, encoded by the coding sequence ATGACGTGCTTTTACGATCGCCTTGAACAGCGTATTGCGAAGTGCGGTAACCCGGTGTGCATGGGCATGGACCCTGTGCTCAAGCTCATTCCGCTCGAAGGCACTCCCGAAGACCGCATCAAGCGCTTCTATTCCGACATCTTGGAATGCTGCCTCAAGCGTAACGTGCAGCCGGCTGTCGTAAAGCCGAACAGCGCTTATTACGAATGCGTGAGCGTGCAGTCGATGCTCGTTTTGCAGCAGCTCATTGCCGATTACAGAAGTGCTGGCATCCCGGTTATCTTGGATGCAAAGCGCGGTGACATTGGCAAGTCCAGTGCCGCCTACGCCAACGCCGCTTACGATGTTTACCGTGCAGACGCCGTGACCGTCTCTCCGTGGATGGGTGCCGATTCCGTCGGTCCGTTCATTCGCGAAGATAGCGAAAACGGTGCCTACGTGCTCCTCCGCACAAGCAACAAGGGCGCTCACGACTTCCAGGATTTGCCTGTTACTCGCAGTGACGATCCGCGCGACGTTGCCGAAGCGTTCTATTCCGTAGCGGACAAGATTATGGAATGGGATGCTGACAAGGGATACCTTGGTGCCGTTGTCGGTGCAACCCACCCGGAAGAACTTGAGAAGATTACGGCTTACACCGTTGCTCACAAACACGAAATCCCGTTCCTCATTCCGGGCGTGTCCATTCCGGGCGTGCCGGGCGGTCAGGGCGGCGATGCAAAGACCGTGCTCAACGCTATCGCAAACGGTGGCGGCAAGCGCAAGTTCCATGTGCTCAACTCGAGCAGTGGACTCAACTTTGCATGGCAGCGTAACGATACGCCGGCAAACTATGCGAACGATTGCGTCGATGCACTCGAAAAACTCGCAGAGGCATGCTTGGTTTAG
- a CDS encoding RNA methyltransferase: MSEEENKPKRTVRITLDRKFGVSEAPERRPRRDDDRGSFGDKPSFRGDRGDRRFDRDRGERRFDRGERRFDRDNRDENREGRPFNREERRGGGRFDRDRRPRRFGDKPFNRGPRGAMNAPVYRQRPEQKEAVDENLDEAALEARAAQIEAVEDSVATPPWFKRLIACTTEKGREREGKFLGEGVHVVEELVKHHRELVISVYVVEGFENEELIEAINEAEITLHTLTEDQMKRLSSTMTTQGIIAYCNIASKKPVYETSRSVLTLVDAVQDPGNLGTLFRTSLGFNSSGMILGRGTVSPFNPKVVRGSSGTFLRVPFEFDVDLVDQINFLRSKGYTIIATDLHAKQSLREIPAHKLRKMAFLVGNEGAGTNPYFIELADETVKIPMSSELESLNVAVAHGILSYEAAQIQEELK, encoded by the coding sequence ATGAGTGAAGAAGAAAACAAACCGAAGCGTACCGTAAGAATCACGCTTGACCGTAAATTTGGAGTCAGCGAAGCTCCTGAACGCCGCCCTCGTCGTGACGATGACCGCGGTTCCTTTGGCGACAAGCCCTCGTTCCGTGGGGATCGTGGCGATCGTCGTTTTGACCGTGACCGCGGCGAACGCCGCTTTGATCGTGGTGAACGCCGTTTCGACCGCGACAACCGCGATGAAAACCGCGAAGGCCGTCCGTTCAACCGTGAAGAACGCCGTGGTGGTGGCCGCTTTGACCGTGACCGCCGTCCGCGCCGCTTTGGCGACAAGCCGTTTAACCGCGGACCGCGCGGCGCTATGAACGCCCCGGTCTACCGCCAGCGCCCGGAACAGAAGGAAGCCGTTGACGAAAACTTGGACGAAGCCGCACTCGAAGCACGTGCCGCCCAGATTGAAGCCGTTGAAGATTCCGTGGCTACACCGCCTTGGTTCAAACGCCTCATCGCCTGCACGACCGAAAAGGGTCGCGAACGCGAAGGCAAGTTCCTTGGCGAAGGCGTTCACGTTGTTGAAGAACTCGTGAAGCACCACCGCGAACTCGTGATTTCTGTTTACGTTGTCGAAGGCTTTGAAAACGAAGAACTCATCGAAGCTATTAACGAAGCCGAAATTACGCTCCACACTCTTACCGAAGACCAGATGAAGCGCCTCTCTTCGACGATGACGACGCAGGGCATCATTGCTTACTGCAACATCGCAAGCAAGAAGCCGGTCTACGAAACAAGCCGCAGCGTGCTTACGCTTGTGGACGCCGTGCAGGATCCGGGTAACCTCGGCACGCTTTTCCGCACGAGCCTTGGTTTCAATTCTTCGGGCATGATTCTCGGTCGTGGTACAGTGAGCCCGTTCAACCCGAAGGTCGTTCGTGGTTCCTCGGGTACGTTCCTCCGCGTTCCGTTTGAATTCGACGTGGATCTCGTGGACCAGATCAACTTCCTCCGTAGCAAGGGCTATACCATCATCGCAACGGATTTGCATGCTAAGCAGTCCCTCCGCGAAATCCCGGCTCACAAGCTCCGCAAGATGGCTTTCCTCGTGGGTAACGAAGGTGCCGGCACGAACCCGTACTTCATCGAACTCGCCGACGAAACGGTGAAGATCCCGATGAGCAGTGAACTTGAATCTCTGAATGTGGCTGTCGCACATGGCATTCTCTCTTACGAAGCCGCCCAGATTCAGGAGGAATTGAAGTAA
- a CDS encoding MlaD family protein, whose translation MAFQKIKQVNWMEMSGLLVGVVSTVAIMIFSLVLYHFLFDKDNGKIKENYNLYSTFEKALGLTSGTRVQINGVNVGQISKTEINKDGIGVVIEFAIRKEYKDLITDSAEVYAIRDQNLISARVINIDIKNRGRILENGDTLKAGSAKDIETVIETANELLGRVNHLIDAADELVAMALDTGTTMGALFGSRALYDNLNRQLYRLDEITFLGKNVLKKTSFLLDTMKTDVPKLVSRANEVTNNVGNLLEDFKPLPGQVTSLLNSMDSTVGRVDNLVTDFGTVTTGLQDFMNTTENTLQSADDLMNGMSKMWLLKGNVPTHDSVPFVVETLW comes from the coding sequence ATGGCATTTCAAAAGATAAAACAGGTTAACTGGATGGAAATGTCCGGCCTTTTGGTCGGCGTTGTTAGCACTGTTGCCATCATGATTTTTTCGTTGGTACTTTACCACTTCCTTTTTGACAAGGACAATGGTAAAATCAAAGAGAACTACAACCTTTACAGTACATTTGAAAAGGCGCTCGGTCTCACATCGGGTACTCGCGTACAGATTAACGGTGTTAACGTCGGGCAGATATCCAAGACGGAAATCAACAAAGACGGTATCGGTGTAGTCATTGAATTTGCCATCCGCAAAGAATACAAGGACTTGATTACCGACAGCGCCGAAGTTTACGCCATCCGCGACCAGAACCTCATCTCGGCCCGCGTCATCAACATCGATATCAAAAACAGAGGACGCATTCTAGAAAATGGGGACACCTTAAAAGCAGGCTCAGCCAAAGATATCGAAACCGTTATTGAAACGGCTAATGAACTTTTGGGCCGTGTAAACCACCTTATCGACGCCGCCGATGAACTTGTGGCAATGGCTCTTGACACAGGCACGACCATGGGTGCATTATTTGGTTCCCGCGCCCTTTATGACAACTTAAACCGTCAGCTTTATCGACTTGACGAAATTACATTCCTCGGCAAGAACGTGTTAAAAAAGACCTCCTTCTTGCTAGACACGATGAAAACAGACGTGCCGAAACTTGTAAGCCGTGCAAACGAAGTCACCAACAACGTAGGCAATTTGCTCGAAGATTTCAAGCCGCTACCGGGTCAGGTCACGTCGCTTTTGAACTCCATGGATTCTACCGTTGGCCGCGTGGATAACCTCGTCACCGATTTCGGTACTGTAACGACCGGCCTACAAGATTTCATGAATACGACGGAAAACACCTTGCAGAGTGCCGACGACCTGATGAACGGCATGTCCAAGATGTGGCTCCTAAAAGGCAATGTCCCCACGCATGATTCCGTACCCTTTGTCGTGGAGACGCTATGGTAA